Proteins from a genomic interval of Daphnia pulex isolate KAP4 chromosome 4, ASM2113471v1:
- the LOC124193245 gene encoding uncharacterized protein LOC124193245: MNNARKIGLDTCKEKLPSLISVSQLEMLEGITVELSNEDAYFYRIKWKLEPCPKHFAKVINYCRLACTEDGVKYLKNKTKLSNIKKKLSSSPVEMIQLLASEIDSFRKKKR, encoded by the exons ATGAATAATGCAAGGAAAATTGGACTTGATACTTGCAAGGAAAAGCTTCCTTCTCTAATTTCTGTTTCTCAGCTTGAAATGTTGGAAGGTATCACTGTTGAACTGAGCAATGAGGATGCTTATTTTTATCGGATCAAATGGAAGCTTGAACCTTGTCCAAAACATTTCGCGAAAGTGATTAATTATTGTCGCCTCGCATGTACTGAAGATG GTGTCAAATATCTGAAGAATAAGACTAAACTGTCaaatatcaagaaaaaattaagtagTTCTCCTGTAGAAATGATTCAACTTTTGGCCAGTGAAATCGACAgcttcagaaagaaaaaaagatga
- the LOC124193244 gene encoding NADH dehydrogenase [ubiquinone] iron-sulfur protein 3, mitochondrial-like yields MIYPGLAKIAKQMAASGRIIRGISSLIYRKGTGSNNNLFNKLSASSTTFFRNQTTDTTPTIRKNDAVSTSSLMDFGLYVAECMPKYVQKVQIVTGNELEVLIAPDGIVPVLQFLKDHHQCQFASLADIGAMDVPSRENRFEVIYNLLSLRFNSRIRVKSYTDELTPVDSSYEVFKAADWYEREVWDMYGVFFANHPDLRRILTDYGFEGHPFRKDFPLTGYVEVRYDDEAKRVVVEPVELAQEFRKFDLSSPWETFPNFRAVSAGTEEDKTKAT; encoded by the exons ATGATTTATCCTGGTCTAGCCAAAATAGCAAAACAAATGGCGGCTTCTGGACGTATTATTCGAGGAATTTCTTCCTTAATTTATcgaaaag GGACGGGATCTAACAACAATTTATTCAATAAATTATCAGCGTCATCCACAACTTTTTTCCGGAATCAAACTACGGATACTACGC CCACCATAAGGAAAAATGATGCTGTTTCCACCTCCAGCCTTATGGACTTTGGTTTATATGTGGCAGAGTGTATGCCAAAGTATGTGCAGAAAGTGCAGATTGTAACCGGAAATGAATTAGAGGTTCTAATTGCACCTGATGGAATAGTCCCTGTTCTACAATTCTTGAAAGACCATCATCAATGTCAGTTTGCTAGTTTGGCCGATATTGGGGCCATGGATGTTCCTTCAAGGGAAAATAGATTTGAG GTCATCTATAATCTCCTCTCACTACGATTCAACTCACGGATACGAGTCAAGAGTTATACAGATGAATTGACTCCGGTCGATTCTTCCTATGAAGTTTTTAAAGCTGCTGACTG GTATGAAAGAGAAGTTTGGGACATGTATGGGGTATTTTTTGCGAACCATCCTGATTTACGACGAATTTTGACTGATTACGGATTTGAAGGCCATCCATTTCGAAAGGATTTCCCCCTCACTGGATATGTTGAA GTACGTTACGATGATGAAGCGAaacgtgttgttgttgagccAGTAGAGTTGGCACAAGAATTTAGGAAATTCGACCTTTCAAGTCCGTGGGAGACGTTTCCTAATTTTCGGGCAGTTTCTGCTGGAACGGAAGAGGATAAAACTAAAGCCACGTAA
- the LOC124193242 gene encoding tyrosine-protein phosphatase 69D-like, protein MDKIKTRMKLSFQTPDESSGISNLFSCVAAFIVIAGIVCCAECLSVENLKFSKECPSTVTCEAKFAQHHETSGIRATWLLNGKEVNEERWKSTEDFNGSAIYYLMLPCNISNIGNVTCRVSIERDQNGVLEAEKTVQILFPVTPTISMIKGAKVNTSSYASLQCSANGYPAPNITWTLNGVEIKSESHRLNVTRSEEMTTALSKIEFKSTVRSDNGTYTCQASNKAGLESKPVTLFIQTKPEVAIDFALGVGNGSIYLNWTLNNGNLPIQSYQIKYLKDGEQSWQYSRIAPNVSATSLVINDLEPDVAYHIQIEAENVMGRSHPNKYKEAVKTLSAEAEYIPVVDIKGSTSNSFTLGWTAPPEEIRHLIGHYISAYKDTEGGQETTIRVAAVDGSPVHLFTNLKPATMYLFKVRACHRYTGHCGNFSDPVKDKTIDGKPTPPRNVKMLCERNGNKYFVTVTWEAPVHPNGQLIHFSVSLSGVAFYLNEQKIQQRDDFGPMTQNVDGSKFTALFDDIPANTNYSVHVKAETRVQHSQASQATCQMPASIPDKENLSGPSLMRYQRADRWGLRASLPKVSQRKGPICCYSVVLVKMLEGEPLTSLPEPHRLPLLTYEEVHRQGAGAYIAELFDFDRIPSDVVSLGDGNRIDKRNPPCKSCSVIHGPRQTEVEVELEDLEDLEIADRIERSSSRDSPTNMIDIEVLSDDGALVPESNYTLFVRLFSPNTRGQVESVFSPYATPMTPKPIPSPYQSADRSVVLMVALGVLCGLAFVLLLIVSSLFFLRRYSKHVAQSEGVEMSLSSSCRHLWSRFRDGRHLLVSPPSTSAAPIAKLDILQAFMERHQNADYGFQHEYELLPERFADRTTRASDTRENMPKNRYPDIKAYDQTRVKLNTINGDAHSEYINANIVMGYKERKKFVCAQGPMEGTVYDFWRMAWEQRVEIIVMLTNVEEYNKTKCFQYWPDPDPSRNASTPEPLYVDPVAETQSNGGTTHSPSNGSTVDIQQPTVLGTIKAPQGDKTFGDIRVIHVKEKRYSEYVVRELQVSRPKVGTPTDPELGIMEREVRPVFQYHYLVWKDFQAPEHATGILRFLRRLNEDYSTDRGPILIHCSAGVGRTGTLVAIDHLIQQVEEEGSVSVLNTVCDLRHQRNFLVQSLRQYIFVYRTLMEWVQFGNTEIAISNFQNALTNLRMKTEGRVKSPLEEEFDRLDQPFDDRKPMSVASSDENRAKNRYETAIPFDRNRVILTPVAGRDYSTYINASFIEGYDNSESFILTQDPMESTQRDFWRMVLEHNIVVIVMLSEMGDASDTSCCPQYWPDDDQEATHDHIVVKHVSTVTLPGYIQRDFIVRSTKTREEIRTTQIQYLGWGYCTNGLQDDSVPPPQQISHFVTVAMETIAARARQLQPGSACLHCSTGNIRSSVMAALCILIEQARTEEYVDVFTTVRKLRSQRAHMIEFPMQYAFLYDALANYL, encoded by the exons ATGGACAAAATAAAGACCAGAATGAAATTATCCTTTCAAACCCCAGATGAATCTTCAGGAatctcaaatttgttttcctgtgTTGCAGCATTCATAGTCATTGCAGGGATTGTTTGTTGTGCAG AGTGTTTAAGTGTGGAGAATCTGAAATTCTCCAAAGAATGTCCATCAACTGTGACATGTGAAGCAAAATTTGCACAACACCATGAAACAAGTGGTATCAGAGCAACTTGGTTACTCAATGGCAAGGAAGTGAATGAAGAAAGATGGAAATCCACTGAAGACTTCAATGGATCTGCCATATACTACCTGATGCTTCCCTGCAACATTTCCAACATTGGAAATGTAACATGCAGAGTGTCAATTGAAAGAGACCAGAATGGTGTATTAGAAGCTGAAAAAACTGTGCAAATACTTTTTCCAGTTACTCCAACCATCAGTATGATAAAAGGCGCTAAAGTAAACACAAGCTCGTATGCTTCGTTACAATGCTCGGCCAACGGATACCCAGCGCCCAACATAACCTGGACTTTGAACGGGGTAGAAATCAAATCGGAATCCCATAGACTTAACGTAACTCGTTCTGAAGAAATGACGACAGCACTATCTAAGATAGAGTTTAAAAGTACTGTCCGCTCTGATAATGGCACTTATACGTGCCAAGCATCTAACAAAGCCGGATTGGAAAGCAAACCCGTGACGCTTTTTATCCAAACCAAACCTGAAGTGGCAATTGATTTTGCCTTGGGAGTTGGCAATGGTAGCATTTACCTTAATTGGACTCTGAATAACGGAAATCTCCCTATTCAAAGTTATCAAATCAAGTACTTGAAAGATGGTGAACAAAGCTGGCAGTATAGTCGCATTGCTCCAAACGTATCTGCAACAAGCTTAGTGATAAACGACTTGGAACCTGATGTAGCATATCATATCCAAATTGAAGCGGAAAATGTGATGGGTAGAAGCCACCCCAATAAATATAAAGAAGCTGTTAAGACTCTATCAGCGGAAGCCGAGTATATTCCTGTGGTCGACATTAAAGGTTCTACATCAAATTCTTTCACACTCGGATGGACAGCTCCACCAGAAGAAATCCGTCACCTGATTGGTCATTATATATCAGCCTACAAAGACACCGAAGGAGGGCAAGAAACAACCATCAGAGTTGCAGCAGTGGACGGTTCGCCAGTTCATCTTTTTACCAATCTAAAGCCGGCTACCATGTACTTATTCAAGGTCAGGGCATGCCATAGGTACACTGGCCACTGCGGAAATTTCTCCGATCCCGTTAAGGACAAAACAATCGACGGAAAGCCTACACCACCTCGTAACGTAAAAATGCTCTGTGaacgaaatggaaataagTACTTTGTTACTGTCACTTGGGAGGCTCCAGTTCATCCCAATGGACAACTCATCCATTTCTCG gTAAGTTTGAGCGGAGTGGCATTTTATTTGAACGAGCAGAAAATTCAACAACGAGATGATTTTGGACCCATGACTCAGAACGTAGATGGGTCGAAATTTACAGCCTTATTCGACGATATTCCTGCAAATACCAACTACAGTGTCCACGTGAAAGCTGAAACTAGGGTACAGCACAGCCAGGCATCGCAAGCAACATGTCAAATGCCAGCTTCCATACCAGACAAGGAGAACCTGAGTGGTCCCTCATTGATGCGATATCAAAGGGCAGACAGGTGGGGCCTGCGAGCTAGTCTTCCCAAAGTGTCTCAGCGAAAAGGCCCAATTTGTTGTTATTCCGTTGTGTTAGTCAAAATGTTAGAAGGCGAGCCGCTTACGTCATTACCAGAACCTCATCGTTTGCCATTGTTAACATACGAAGAAGTTCATAGACAAGGAGCTGGAGCATACATCGCAGAATTATTCGATTTCGATCGTATTCCTTCTGATGTTGTTTCTTTGGGTGACGGTAACCGCATTGACAAACGAAATCCACCATGCAAATCATGCTCGGTTATCCACGGGCCAAGACAAACCGAAGTGGAAGTGGAATTGGAGGACCTTGAGGATTTAGAAATTGCAGATCGAATTGAAAGAAGTTCCTCTAGAGATTCACCAACAAACATGATTGACATTGAAGTACTATCCGACGATGGAGCCCTGGTTCCGGAGAGCAACTACACCTTGTTCGTTCGG TTGTTCTCTCCGAATACGCGAGGGCAGGTTGAGAGCGTTTTCAGCCCGTATGCAACTCCGATGACTCCAAAACCCATCCCATCACCATATCAATCTGCTGATCGGTCTGTGGTACTTATGGTTGCCCTGGGAGTCTTGTGCGGATTGGCATTTGTCCTGCTGTTAATTGTTAGCAGTCTGTTTTTCCTGCGCCGCTACTCCAAACACGTTGCACAAAGTGAAGGAGTAGAAATGTCATTAAGTAGCTCGTGCCGTCATCTATGGAGTCGATTTCGTGATGGTCGACACCTGCTCGTGTCACCTCCAAGCACGTCTGCTGCTCCAATAGCTAAACTGGACATTCTTCAAGCGTTTATGGAACGTCACCAAAATGCCGATTACGGTTTTCAACACGAATACGAGCTTTTGCCCGAGCGTTTTGCTGATCGAACTACTCGAGCTTCTGATACAAGAGAGAATATGCCAAAGAATCGGTACCCAGATATAAAAG CCTATGACCAGACCCGAGTGAAGCTTAACACGATCAATGGAGATGCTCATTCCGAATACATTAACGCTAACATTGTCATGGGATACAAAGagcgaaaaaaatttgtttgcgcACAAGGTCCAATGGAGGGTACCGTGTATGACTTTTGGCGCATGGCTTGGGAACAACGAGTCGAAATCATCGTCATGCTGACTAATGTAGAAGAGTATAATAAGACCAAATGCTTTCAGTATTGGCCTGATCCCGATCCGTCGAGAAATGCGTCTACTCCTGAACCGCTATATGTTGACCCAGTGGCTGAAACGCAATCCAATGGTGGGACCACTCATTCGCCTTCTAACGGCAGTACAGTAGACATTCAACAGCCGACAGTGCTAGGTACCATTAAAGCTCCTCAAGGCGACAAGACTTTCGGCGACATCCGTGTGATTCATGTCAAAGAGAAACGCTATTCGGAGTATGTTGTCAGAGAATTACAG GTTTCACGACCTAAAGTCGGTACTCCTACTGATCCTGAATTGGGCATAATGGAAAGGGAAGTTCGTCCAGTTTTTCAGTACCACTACCTAGTCTGGAAAGACTTCCAGGCCCCAGAACATGCCACGGGAATTCTTCGTTTTCTCCGTCGCTTGAATGAAGATTACAGCACCGATCGAGGACCCATTTTAATCCATTGCAGCGCAGGTGTAGGACGAACGGGAACTCTGGTGGCCATTGATCATTTAATTCAACAAGTTGAAGAGGAAGGCTCCGTCTCCGTATTAAATACAGTCTGCGATCTCCGTCATCAACGTAATTTCTTGGTCCAGTCGCTTAGACAGTATATTTTTGTGTATCGTACGCTCATGGAATGGGTGCAGTTTGGTAACACAGAGATtgctatttcaaatttccag AATGCATTGACTAACTTGCGAATGAAAACGGAAGGTCGGGTTAAGTCTCCACTCGAAGAAGAGTTCGATCGATTGGACCAACCATTTGATGACCGCAAACCGATGAGTGTAGCGTCATCGGATGAGAATCGTGCAAAGAACCGCTATGAAACTGCCATCCCCTTTGATCGGAATCGCGTTATCCTGACCCCAGTGGCTGGTCGAGACTATTCAACATACATAAACGCTTCGTTCATCGAAGGCTACGACAACTCCGAGTCCTTCATCCTGACTCAAGATCCCATGGAATCCACTCAACGCGATTTCTGGCGGATGGTGCTAGAGCATAATATTGTAGTCATAGTCATGTTGTCAGAAATGGGTGATGCATCGGATACCTCTTGCTGCCCACAGTATTGGCCTGATGATGATCAAGAAGCCACCCATGATCATATCGTTGTGAAACACGTTTCCACGGTAACTCTCCCGGGATACATCCAGCGTGACTTTATCGTCCGCAGTACCAAAACTCGTGAAGAAATTCGGACAACGCAGATTCAGTACCTCGGTTGGGGGTATTGCACCAACGGTCTTCAAGATGATTCTGTTCCACCACCTCAACAAATCAGCCATTTTGTAACAGTGGCCATGGAAACTATTGCTGCTCGTGCTCGACAACTCCAACCAGGATCGGCCTGCCTCCACTGTAGTACTGGCAACATTCGTAGTTCAGTTATGGCTGCCTTGTGCATTCTGATTGAGCAAGCTAGAACAGAAGAATACGTTGATGTTTTCACCACTGTCAGAAAGTTACGCTCGCAAAGGGCTCACATGATCGAGTTTCCAATGCAGTATGCCTTCTTATATGACGCTCTGGCTAATTATTTATGA